The following is a genomic window from Pedobacter sp. KBS0701.
GTGGTTAAATATTCCTTCATGTCCAAACCAAAAGGATCATCGAGAATTATACCTTTAATGGGATTTTTAATGCCTGCTTTTTTAAAATATTTAGGATCGGCGTTAATCAGTTCGCCCAGATGTGCCCCGGCAGAGTGTCCCATTACAAAAATCTTTTCCGGACTCGCCGTATAATCGGTTATGTGCTCTTGTACCCACTTTACGGCCAAAGCACAATCATCTCCCATTTTTTCGTACTGAACGTTTGGTGCTAAGCGGTAATTGATGATAATGGTAACTACACCCTTCCGCGCGAAATTTCTACCCAGCCACCAATAAGTTTCTTTTTTACCACTACTCCACGAGCCACCGTGAATAAATATTAGAACAGCTTTATTTTTAACACTATCGTTTTTATAAAAAATATTCAGCGTATTGGCTTCGTCGGTATTGCCCGCATAATTTATATTTTTTACTTTTTTAACCTGCGCAGTAGAAAGTATCGTTTGGAACAAAAGCATCAATAAAACAAGGGATTTGTACATAAAAAAGGTTTATCATCTCAGCTTAAATAAACGAAATTGTTGTGCGAGTGGATTTGTTAGTAGCGAGTATTAAGTAAAAGGTATCAAGACATTTATAGGCGCCAAGCACATCCGCTAACCTACTGGCCTTACAGTTTAACCCCTTTATCTATAACCGCCAACCCTTTACCCATGATTCGTCACCTTGATTCGATAGCTATCGGACTTATTTCAGGTTCTATCCTATCTAAAATATATAAGGTTAGGCGCTAAATAATTGTACCGAGTCTTCGACTCTGCTCAGACTGACAATTAATCTAGCTAAACCGCCAACATAACTGTGCCACCAAAACACCAAACTCTAAGCGCAATACGCTATTCTATTTACCTTACGCCTTAAACCTTCTACCTTAAGCCTTAATCAGCGGATTTTTTTCTTTCGCGAATAAATCAAATACCTTTTTATCCACAAATGCAGGGAAAAGTTTGTTCATCCAAACGGCTAATTTTCCTTGTCCGGTCATGATGAGGGTACGTTTGCGTTGTTCAATGCCATCAGCAATAATGCTGGCCACTTCTTCTGAAGACATCATTTTACCTTCATCCATACTGGTTTCACCATGAGCAGCACCATCTTTTGACAGAGCAGTTACGCGGATGTTGGAAGCCGTAAATCCAGGACAGGCCAAAAGCACGTTTACACCTGTCTTCAATAATTCGGTACGCAAGGATTCCATAAATCCGTTCATTGCAAATTTAGACGCCGAATAACCTGTTCTACCTGGCAAACCTCTGAAACCGGCAATCGATGAAACGCCAACCACTGTTCCTTTTGTTTTTAAAATCTCTGGCAAAGCATATTTGGTACAATATACCGTTCCCCAAAAGTTTACATCCATCAGGTTTTTAAGCACCGATAAATCCAGATCATTAAACAGGGCACGCATTGATAAACCGGCATTGTTTACCAGAATGTCAATCTTTTGAAAGGATACTAAAGCCTGTTTGATAATCAGTTCGCAATCTGCCTCTTTACTTACATCAGCCTGAACCGCCACCGCCCTGATGCCATATTTTTTTTCCAGTTCTGCAGTAATTTCGCAAAGGGTTACATATTGGCGGGCAGCTAAAACCAGATTGGCACCACGTTTAGCAAATTCTTCGGCGCAGGCTTTTCCGATTCCGCTCGATGCCCCGGTGATGATGATTACTTTATTTTTTAGGTTCATTTGTAGTTGCAGGTATTAAGTAGGGAGTTTCTAGTATTGAGTAGCGAGTATTAAGTATCAAGTATCAAGACTTGATACCGCTATAGGTTATATTATGACTATTTCATCATCGCGGTTTCGTAAGGCACCCGGGTAATGATCGATCTGCCCAAGGTAATTTCATCGGTGTATTCCAGTTCGCCTCCAAATGCAATTCCGCGTGCAATGGTAGTTACCGGAACATTGAATTCTTTTAGCCTTTTATAGAGATAGAACAAGGTGGTATCGCCTTCCATATTCGGACTTAAAGCTAAAATCACTTCCTTAATTCCACCCACAGTCATTCTGGTCACCAAGCCTTCAATAAACAGATCAGAAGGTCCCACGCCATCCATTGGGGAAATTAATCCACCCAAAACATGGTAAACCCCAAAGTATTGCCCGGTATTTTCAATCGCCATTACATCACGGGTATCTTCTACCACACAAATGGTTTCCTTATCGCGTTTTATCGAAGTACAGATTTCACACACCGTATAATCAGAAATATTATGACAGGTAGTACAATGTTTAATCTGCTGTTTTAACTTGATAAATGTATTGCCAAACTGGTTAACCTCCTCCTGTTCTTTATTTAAAAGATGTAAAACCAACCGCAAAGCCGTTTTTTGCCCTACACCAGGAAGTTTCGAGAATTCGTTTACCGCATCTTCGAGCAGTTTGGATGAAAAATTCATGGTGCAAAAATAGGTAAAATCGTTCATTGGTTCAATAGTTCATTAGTCATTGGTTCATTGGTAACTGCAAATTGCCAACTGGTTCATTGGTCAATAGTTTAATGGTTGTTAGTTCATAGCGATTGGTAACTGCAAATTGAAAACTGAAAACGGGTTCATCGGTCAATAGTTAGATAGTTCATGGCCAATGGCAACTGCACATTGCTAACTGAAAACTAGATACTGGTTCATCGGTCATAGTTCAAAGCTAATGGTAACTGCAAACTGGTTCATTGGTCAATAGTTTAATGGTTGATGGTTCATAGCCAATAGTAACTACTAATTACAAACTGAAAACTGGACATTAGCTCATGGTCAATAGTTCATAGCCAACGATAACTGCAAATTGCCAATTGAAAACTGAACAACATTTATTGATTTTAGGTGTCTGATAATTGCATATTGGTTATTGGACGTTTTAACTTCGGACTCCGGACTTCCGACTTCAGCCTAACAAGAATATTGCTTGATTTGATAGTTTTCTTTACATTTATCAGCTTAATACGAAACTATGTCTCCAACCATTCTATTGGGTTTCCTGATCGGTTACTTTTTATTGCTGATCATTATTTCCTTTGTAACTTCAAAAAACTCATCCGATAATTCGACCTTCTTTGTTGCCAACCGGAACTCTAAATGGTACCTGGTTGCTTTTGGAATGATCGGAACCGCACTTTCGGGAGTTACCTTTATATCCGTACCTGGTGAAGTTGGTGCACCCGGCGGAAACCAGTTTCAGTATTTCCAGTTTGTGTTGGGCAATGCAGTTGGCTTTATTATTATTGCTACGGTTTTACTTCCGCTTTACTATCGGATGAACCTTACTTCGATTTATAGCTATATCGAAAAGAGATTAGGCCATTATAGTTATAAAACCGCAGCCTCGATCTTTTTATTGAGCCGTACATTGGGTTCAGCGACAAGATTATACCTGGTAGTCATTGTTTTACAGCGCTTTATCTTTGATAATTATGGAATTCCGTTCTGGTTAACGGTATTGATTTCACTGGCATTAATATGGTCGTACACTTTTAAAGGTGGATTAAAAACCATCATTATTACCGATACTTTACAAACTTTTTTCCTCGTTTTATCGGTTTTCTTAACCATTTATTTTATCTGCAACAGTTTAAATTTCAATATTCCACAAGCATTTGAAACCGTAAAAAACAGTAGTTATTCGAAAATATTCTTTTTAGATGATTTCCTGACGAATAAATTCTATTTCAGTAAACAGTTTATCGGTGGTATTTTTGTAACCATCGCCATGACGGGCTTAGACCAGGATTTAATGCAGAAAAACCTGAGCATGGGCACCATCAAGGAAGCACAAAAAAATATGTTCACGTTTACGGGCGTATTCGTGATCCTGAATGTTTTCTTTTTGAGTGTTGGTGCATTGTTATACATTTTCGCTACAAAAAACGGCATCGATATTCCTTTGGACCACATTACCGGAAAACCGAGAACAGATTTATTATTTCCGGAAATTGCGTTAAACAACCTGGGTGCTGTACCGGCCATTATCTTTATGCTGGGTTTAACTGCAGCAACCTTTGCCACCACCGACTCGGCACTTACAGCCTTAACTACCTCGTTCTGCGTCGATTTTTTAGGTATGGCTAAAGCAGAAAATGTAAATGCAAAAGACGCGGTTAAAAAACGCCATACCGTACATGTTGCGTTTTCTATTTTGATGTTTCTGGTGATTATCGTAATTAACGCCTTGAATAATTCATCTGTAGTGAGTTTAATTTTCACCATTGCCTCTTATAC
Proteins encoded in this region:
- a CDS encoding alpha/beta hydrolase, which encodes MYKSLVLLMLLFQTILSTAQVKKVKNINYAGNTDEANTLNIFYKNDSVKNKAVLIFIHGGSWSSGKKETYWWLGRNFARKGVVTIIINYRLAPNVQYEKMGDDCALAVKWVQEHITDYTASPEKIFVMGHSAGAHLGELINADPKYFKKAGIKNPIKGIILDDPFGLDMKEYLTTAEKDHFYFDFIRTFTDQPAVWKVASPLDYVNNIKNPHLLFYGSKTYGAIKLQTPRLYEKLKANNVPVEIKEIKGKSHVPMISQMIFGGNQLYQDILDFIQKTSS
- a CDS encoding SDR family oxidoreductase, whose amino-acid sequence is MNLKNKVIIITGASSGIGKACAEEFAKRGANLVLAARQYVTLCEITAELEKKYGIRAVAVQADVSKEADCELIIKQALVSFQKIDILVNNAGLSMRALFNDLDLSVLKNLMDVNFWGTVYCTKYALPEILKTKGTVVGVSSIAGFRGLPGRTGYSASKFAMNGFMESLRTELLKTGVNVLLACPGFTASNIRVTALSKDGAAHGETSMDEGKMMSSEEVASIIADGIEQRKRTLIMTGQGKLAVWMNKLFPAFVDKKVFDLFAKEKNPLIKA
- the recR gene encoding recombination mediator RecR — encoded protein: MNFSSKLLEDAVNEFSKLPGVGQKTALRLVLHLLNKEQEEVNQFGNTFIKLKQQIKHCTTCHNISDYTVCEICTSIKRDKETICVVEDTRDVMAIENTGQYFGVYHVLGGLISPMDGVGPSDLFIEGLVTRMTVGGIKEVILALSPNMEGDTTLFYLYKRLKEFNVPVTTIARGIAFGGELEYTDEITLGRSIITRVPYETAMMK
- a CDS encoding sodium:solute symporter gives rise to the protein MSPTILLGFLIGYFLLLIIISFVTSKNSSDNSTFFVANRNSKWYLVAFGMIGTALSGVTFISVPGEVGAPGGNQFQYFQFVLGNAVGFIIIATVLLPLYYRMNLTSIYSYIEKRLGHYSYKTAASIFLLSRTLGSATRLYLVVIVLQRFIFDNYGIPFWLTVLISLALIWSYTFKGGLKTIIITDTLQTFFLVLSVFLTIYFICNSLNFNIPQAFETVKNSSYSKIFFLDDFLTNKFYFSKQFIGGIFVTIAMTGLDQDLMQKNLSMGTIKEAQKNMFTFTGVFVILNVFFLSVGALLYIFATKNGIDIPLDHITGKPRTDLLFPEIALNNLGAVPAIIFMLGLTAATFATTDSALTALTTSFCVDFLGMAKAENVNAKDAVKKRHTVHVAFSILMFLVIIVINALNNSSVVSLIFTIASYTYGPLLGLYSFGLFVKKRGLHDKLVPIVCLLSPFLCYLLATNSTTLLGGYVFSVELILINGLITFTGLLFISKKTDAQTKF